The following coding sequences lie in one Allochromatium vinosum DSM 180 genomic window:
- a CDS encoding alpha/beta fold hydrolase has translation MSNAHQAFDHWLSTLGPLRLALEGRVGWEFGALFAAQPWLAQSPRGDGHPVLVLPRFLGCDLSTQPLRDFLDRLGYRAEPWGLGVNLGPRAGVMDACLERLEHLHATHGRRVSLIGWSLGGLYARELAKEAPEQVRLVITLGTPFAGDQSDPSELWRLQERMTGESIGLPLRHGPLDQAPPVPTTSILSRSDGIVHWTDSLEREGPITENILVESSHLGLAFNPLSLHAIADRLAQPEDAWRPFERTGARAWLYPALPRA, from the coding sequence ATGTCCAATGCCCATCAAGCTTTCGATCACTGGCTGAGCACGCTCGGCCCACTGCGGCTCGCTCTGGAAGGGCGTGTGGGCTGGGAGTTCGGCGCCCTGTTCGCTGCGCAACCCTGGCTCGCCCAATCGCCTCGGGGCGACGGGCACCCGGTGCTGGTGCTGCCGCGCTTTCTCGGCTGCGATCTCTCCACCCAGCCGCTACGCGACTTCCTCGACCGGCTCGGCTATCGTGCCGAACCCTGGGGGCTGGGCGTCAATCTGGGGCCGCGCGCCGGTGTCATGGACGCCTGTCTGGAGCGGCTGGAGCACTTGCACGCGACCCACGGACGCCGGGTCAGTCTGATCGGCTGGAGCCTGGGCGGACTCTATGCGCGCGAGCTGGCCAAGGAAGCGCCGGAGCAGGTGCGGCTGGTCATCACGCTCGGCACACCCTTCGCGGGCGATCAGTCGGACCCGAGCGAGCTGTGGCGACTCCAGGAGCGGATGACCGGCGAGTCCATCGGTCTGCCGCTGCGCCATGGCCCGCTCGACCAGGCACCGCCCGTGCCGACGACCTCCATCCTCAGCCGCAGCGACGGCATCGTGCACTGGACCGACAGCCTCGAACGCGAAGGCCCCATCACCGAGAACATCCTGGTCGAATCCAGCCATCTCGGGCTGGCGTTCAATCCGCTCTCTCTCCACGCCATCGCCGACCGGCTGGCGCAACCCGAGGATGCCTGGCGACCCTTCGAGCGCACCGGCGCGCGCGCCTGGCTCTATCCGGCTCTGCCTCGCGCCTGA
- a CDS encoding paraquat-inducible protein A produces the protein MSHPSLTECPECGLLQRHKPPPLGGLIECARCGAVLHRDRPDSLNRTLALTLAGLLLFVIANSFPFIAFNLRGNETHTTLLTGVLNLYDAGQWGIAAVVLFTSVLAPGLQLTLLLAVLVPLALERMPPWLPRLFRLVRTLAPWGMMDVFMLGILVSVVKLAEMASIVPGASLFAFAALILVLAAAQAALNPDLVWSRVPMPNPNLAAVRPGDDHLACDVCELVMPRTAAIREGDRLRCPRCTHVLHRRKPESLQRTWALVLAAILCYIPSNLLPIMTLTSFGREQSDTILSGVIFLLAHGMWPLALIVFVASLVVPLLKLLLLTLLLLSVQFRWNWNPRERTRLYRLTETAGRWSMVDVYVVTILVALVQVGNLANVQAEAGAVFFCAVVVLTMLAAMSFDPRLIWDRLESVEPEHAPMTLNEADKPA, from the coding sequence ATGTCCCACCCCTCACTCACTGAATGCCCCGAATGCGGCCTCTTGCAGCGCCACAAACCTCCGCCGCTCGGCGGCCTGATCGAGTGCGCGCGCTGCGGCGCCGTGCTCCATCGCGACCGGCCGGACAGCCTCAATCGCACTCTGGCCCTGACGCTGGCCGGTCTGCTGCTGTTCGTCATCGCCAACAGCTTCCCCTTCATCGCCTTCAATCTACGCGGCAACGAGACTCACACCACGCTGCTGACCGGCGTCCTCAACCTCTATGACGCCGGTCAGTGGGGCATTGCCGCCGTGGTGCTCTTCACCAGCGTGCTGGCGCCTGGGCTGCAACTGACCCTGCTGCTGGCCGTCCTGGTCCCGCTGGCGCTCGAACGGATGCCGCCCTGGCTGCCGCGTCTGTTCCGGCTGGTGCGCACCCTGGCCCCATGGGGCATGATGGACGTCTTCATGCTCGGTATCCTGGTGTCGGTGGTGAAGCTCGCCGAGATGGCCAGCATCGTCCCCGGCGCCTCGCTGTTCGCCTTCGCGGCGCTGATCCTGGTGCTGGCGGCGGCCCAGGCCGCGCTCAATCCGGATCTGGTCTGGTCGCGCGTGCCGATGCCGAACCCCAATCTCGCCGCCGTGCGTCCGGGCGACGATCATCTGGCCTGCGATGTCTGCGAGCTGGTGATGCCGCGTACCGCCGCTATCCGTGAAGGCGACCGTCTGCGTTGTCCGCGCTGCACCCATGTCCTGCACCGACGCAAACCCGAGAGCCTGCAACGCACCTGGGCCTTGGTGCTGGCGGCGATCCTCTGTTATATCCCCTCCAACCTGTTGCCGATCATGACTCTGACCTCGTTCGGACGCGAGCAATCGGATACCATCCTCAGCGGTGTAATCTTTCTGCTGGCGCATGGAATGTGGCCGCTGGCGCTCATCGTCTTCGTCGCCAGTCTGGTGGTGCCCCTGCTGAAACTCCTGTTGCTGACGCTGCTGCTGCTCTCGGTCCAATTCCGCTGGAACTGGAACCCGCGCGAACGCACCCGACTCTATCGCCTCACCGAAACGGCCGGACGCTGGTCGATGGTGGATGTCTATGTCGTCACCATCCTGGTCGCGCTGGTGCAGGTCGGCAATCTGGCCAATGTCCAGGCCGAGGCCGGCGCGGTGTTCTTCTGTGCCGTGGTGGTGCTGACGATGCTGGCGGCGATGTCGTTCGATCCGCGCCTGATCTGGGATCGGCTGGAATCCGTCGAACCCGAGCACGCGCCGATGACCCTGAACGAGGCGGACAAGCCGGCATGA
- a CDS encoding PqiB family protein, protein MTETEREPDIRSPDPIPEAVARSRGRLSLVWLIPLVALAVGVWLAVKTWSERGPIVTIEFKSASGLAAGQTRVKFKDVDIGQVKSIDFSPDLKTVIVSAELKRTFADFLTEHTRFWVERPRVTLSGVSGLDTLVSGAYIALDPGQAGRSRRHFTGLEQPPVITTFEDGGRFRLRAPTLGSLNIGSPVYYRQIQVGQVIGYGLEPDGRAVGIEIFVAAPHDALVTPDTRFWNASGLDVSLSAAGVQVDTQSLLSVVLGGIAFGTPDTLDPAQAHDPYPEVFPLYRNREAAHARIYARKERYLLLFEGAARGLTSGAPVRLKGIDIGRVLDIQLQLDTEALEFRIPVLIEIEPERIVRRGEAEAPDERRLVERLVERGLRAQLKLDSVLSGALYVDLDVDSGAPAGRLVRQGEHLVIPTRPGSLEAITTQLASVLEKLDTIPIEQIGRDLSQTAAGANALVNAPELKGAVIELEATLAQVRATATRLDRELGPELTKTLRESTATLERARALLSDRSPLYVETQRMLQEVANAARSMRLLTDYLERHPEALLQGKGRGR, encoded by the coding sequence ATGACCGAGACCGAACGCGAACCGGACATCCGTTCGCCCGACCCGATCCCCGAAGCCGTCGCCAGATCGCGCGGCCGGCTCTCGCTGGTGTGGCTGATCCCGCTCGTGGCGCTGGCCGTCGGCGTCTGGCTGGCGGTCAAGACCTGGAGCGAGCGCGGGCCGATCGTCACCATCGAGTTCAAGAGCGCCTCCGGACTGGCGGCCGGTCAGACGCGCGTCAAGTTCAAGGACGTCGACATCGGCCAGGTCAAGTCCATCGACTTCAGTCCGGATCTCAAGACCGTCATCGTCTCGGCCGAACTCAAGCGTACCTTCGCCGATTTCCTCACCGAACACACCCGTTTCTGGGTCGAGCGCCCGCGCGTGACCCTGAGCGGCGTTTCGGGACTCGACACCCTGGTCTCGGGCGCCTATATCGCGCTCGATCCCGGACAGGCCGGGCGCTCGCGACGGCATTTCACCGGGCTGGAGCAGCCGCCGGTGATCACGACCTTCGAGGATGGCGGACGCTTCCGGCTGCGTGCGCCCACGCTCGGTTCGCTCAACATCGGTTCGCCCGTCTACTACCGCCAGATCCAGGTCGGCCAGGTGATCGGCTATGGTCTGGAGCCGGACGGGCGCGCGGTCGGGATCGAGATCTTCGTCGCCGCGCCGCACGATGCGCTGGTGACGCCCGATACGCGTTTCTGGAACGCCAGCGGGCTGGATGTCTCGCTCTCGGCCGCCGGTGTCCAGGTCGACACCCAGTCGCTGCTGTCGGTGGTGCTCGGCGGCATTGCCTTCGGCACGCCCGATACACTCGACCCGGCTCAGGCCCATGATCCCTATCCCGAGGTCTTCCCCCTCTACCGCAATCGCGAAGCGGCCCACGCCCGGATCTATGCGCGCAAGGAACGCTATCTGCTCCTGTTCGAGGGGGCCGCGCGTGGTCTGACGAGCGGGGCGCCGGTACGGCTCAAGGGGATCGACATCGGGCGCGTGCTCGACATTCAGCTCCAGCTCGACACCGAGGCGTTGGAGTTTCGGATTCCGGTGCTGATCGAGATCGAACCCGAGCGCATCGTGCGGCGCGGCGAGGCGGAAGCGCCCGATGAGCGCCGGTTGGTCGAGCGTCTGGTCGAGCGCGGTCTGCGTGCTCAGCTCAAGCTCGACAGCGTGCTGAGCGGGGCGCTCTATGTGGATCTGGATGTGGACTCGGGCGCACCGGCAGGACGGCTCGTCCGGCAGGGCGAGCATCTGGTGATCCCGACCCGGCCCGGTTCGCTGGAGGCCATCACGACTCAGCTCGCCAGTGTGCTCGAAAAGCTCGACACCATCCCCATCGAACAGATCGGGCGCGATCTGAGTCAGACGGCGGCGGGCGCCAATGCCCTGGTCAACGCGCCTGAACTCAAGGGCGCCGTGATCGAGCTGGAGGCCACGCTCGCCCAGGTGCGCGCCACGGCCACACGGCTCGATCGCGAACTCGGTCCCGAGCTGACCAAGACCCTGCGCGAGAGCACGGCCACGCTCGAACGGGCGCGCGCACTGCTCTCGGATCGCTCACCGCTCTATGTCGAGACCCAGCGGATGCTGCAAGAGGTCGCCAATGCGGCGCGTTCGATGCGGCTGCTGACCGATTATCTGGAGCGTCATCCCGAAGCGCTGTTGCAGGGCAAGGGGCGTGGGCGTTGA
- a CDS encoding PqiC family protein, producing MTLSLARWIPLSLALSIGLPGCASTPPSNFYTLAPIPAFEAKSSSVDREGRDDRLEEELAIGLGPVTFPLFLDRPQIVSRASANRLSIDELERWGGTLQDDFLRVWSENLALLTGSSRILILPSEIRYPLDVRLSAEILAFEGTAEGQAELRVRWSVLEPNMDQVLLTRESRYQRAIAQPGDAQALLAALSLTLADFSREVAEALRHILVQREWIGTQSVH from the coding sequence ATGACGCTATCACTCGCGCGCTGGATTCCGCTGAGTCTGGCACTGTCGATCGGGCTGCCGGGTTGTGCGAGCACGCCGCCCTCGAACTTCTATACGCTCGCGCCGATCCCGGCATTCGAGGCGAAGTCCTCCAGCGTCGATCGCGAGGGCCGGGACGATCGGCTCGAAGAAGAGTTGGCCATCGGGCTTGGTCCAGTGACCTTCCCGCTCTTTCTCGACCGGCCGCAGATCGTCTCGCGCGCCTCGGCCAATCGGCTGTCGATCGATGAACTGGAGCGCTGGGGCGGGACGCTCCAGGACGACTTTCTGCGTGTCTGGAGCGAAAATCTGGCACTGTTGACCGGCTCCAGCCGCATCCTGATCCTGCCGAGCGAGATCCGCTACCCGCTCGACGTGCGCCTGAGCGCCGAGATCCTGGCCTTCGAGGGCACGGCCGAGGGTCAGGCCGAGCTGCGGGTGCGTTGGTCGGTGCTGGAACCGAATATGGATCAGGTGTTGCTGACCCGCGAGAGCCGCTACCAGCGCGCCATCGCTCAGCCGGGCGATGCCCAGGCGTTACTGGCGGCGCTCAGTCTGACCCTGGCCGACTTCAGTCGCGAGGTCGCCGAGGCGCTCAGGCACATCTTGGTGCAAAGGGAGTGGATCGGCACCCAATCAGTGCATTGA